A window of Streptomyces marispadix contains these coding sequences:
- a CDS encoding LLM class flavin-dependent oxidoreductase codes for MTSAPEPGYGLVLCSQFTSDDDVVARFAEQVEQVRFARDAGFSSVWATQHYLADPFQYLHPLAVLSRIVPESGSMRIGTAITLMALQNPVDLAEELATLDIISGGRLTVGAGLGYRDTEFDAFGVPRDARLRRFLDNLDLVKRLWTEDEVTFHSDAVKLEAVRPVLRPVQRPHPPLWLAGHTDGALRRTARMGLPWLAAAAHVDRDYLHRQVGHYRAACRDFGRDTAPVQVLQEVYVGESDEAAVEDVRAAMTVKYAAYRAWGQDRVLPASQSFDAEFDKLRQGRFILGGPASCRARLTDLIDHVAPENILLRPQWPGMPQEKVMASLKRLRDEVLP; via the coding sequence ATGACTTCAGCCCCGGAGCCCGGATACGGGCTGGTGCTGTGCAGCCAGTTCACCTCCGACGACGACGTGGTGGCGCGCTTCGCCGAACAGGTGGAGCAGGTCCGCTTCGCCCGCGACGCCGGCTTCTCCTCGGTGTGGGCCACCCAGCACTACCTCGCCGACCCCTTCCAGTACCTCCATCCGCTCGCGGTGCTCTCCCGCATCGTCCCCGAGTCCGGCAGCATGCGGATCGGCACGGCCATCACGCTCATGGCGCTCCAGAACCCCGTCGACCTCGCCGAGGAACTGGCCACGCTCGACATCATCAGCGGCGGCCGCCTCACCGTCGGAGCCGGACTGGGCTACCGCGACACGGAGTTCGACGCCTTCGGCGTCCCCCGCGACGCAAGGCTGCGCCGCTTCCTCGACAACCTCGACCTCGTAAAGCGGCTGTGGACCGAGGACGAGGTGACCTTCCACAGCGACGCCGTCAAGCTGGAGGCCGTACGTCCCGTGCTGCGGCCCGTGCAGCGCCCGCACCCGCCGCTCTGGCTCGCCGGTCACACCGACGGGGCGCTGCGCCGCACCGCACGGATGGGCCTGCCGTGGCTCGCCGCCGCCGCACACGTCGACCGGGACTATCTGCACCGGCAGGTGGGCCACTACCGCGCCGCCTGCCGTGACTTCGGCCGCGATACCGCCCCCGTACAGGTCCTCCAGGAGGTCTACGTCGGCGAGAGCGACGAGGCCGCCGTCGAGGACGTGAGAGCCGCGATGACCGTCAAGTACGCCGCCTACCGCGCCTGGGGGCAGGACCGGGTGCTGCCCGCCTCGCAGAGCTTCGACGCGGAGTTCGACAAGCTGCGGCAGGGCCGCTTCATCCTCGGCGGGCCCGCCTCCTGCCGTGCTCGACTCACCGATCTCATCGACCACGTGGCACCGGAGAACATCCTCCTCCGCCCGCAATGGCCCGGGATGCCGCAGGAGAAGGTCATGGCCAGCCTGAAACGCCTGAGGGACGAGGTACTCCCATGA
- a CDS encoding acyl-CoA dehydrogenase family protein, producing the protein MTEPAAAGELRRDLRQLVDRICADYPDSYWQEVDAARRYPEEFVDALTGTGCLGALVPEEFGGLGLGLGDASVILEGINANGGNAGPVHAQLYTMGSVLRHGTEEQKRRYLPAIASGELRLQAFGVTEPTAGTDTTSIRTTAERTADGYVVNGQKVFISRVQHSDLMLLLARTTPRDEAAKKSDGMSLFLIDLREAEGVDLRPIRTMVNHETNEVFFDHVHVPADSLIGEEGRGFRYVLDGMNAERILIASECIGDGRWFVERAAEYASERVVFGRPIGQNQGVQFPIARAHVNVEAADLMRWRACDLFDAGEPCGAEANMAKLLAADASWEAANAALQTHGGYGFTAEYDIERKFRETRLYQVAPVSTNLILAHIGQHVLKMPRSF; encoded by the coding sequence GTGACGGAACCGGCCGCGGCAGGCGAACTCCGCCGCGATCTGCGCCAGTTGGTCGACCGCATCTGCGCCGACTACCCGGACTCCTACTGGCAGGAGGTCGACGCGGCCCGCCGCTACCCCGAGGAGTTCGTCGACGCCCTCACCGGCACGGGCTGCCTCGGCGCACTCGTACCGGAGGAGTTCGGCGGACTGGGCCTCGGCCTCGGCGACGCCTCCGTCATCCTGGAGGGCATCAACGCCAACGGCGGCAACGCCGGGCCCGTGCACGCCCAGCTCTACACCATGGGGTCGGTGCTCAGGCACGGCACCGAGGAGCAGAAGCGCCGCTATCTGCCCGCCATCGCCTCAGGCGAACTGCGCCTCCAGGCGTTCGGCGTCACCGAGCCCACCGCGGGCACCGACACCACCAGCATCCGCACCACCGCGGAACGCACCGCCGACGGCTATGTCGTCAACGGCCAGAAGGTCTTCATCTCCCGCGTGCAGCACTCCGATCTGATGCTGCTGCTGGCCCGTACGACACCGAGGGACGAGGCGGCGAAGAAGTCCGACGGCATGTCGCTCTTCCTGATCGACCTGCGGGAAGCGGAAGGCGTCGATCTGCGCCCGATACGCACCATGGTCAACCACGAGACGAACGAGGTCTTCTTCGACCACGTCCACGTGCCCGCCGACAGCCTCATCGGCGAGGAGGGCCGCGGATTCCGCTACGTCCTCGACGGCATGAACGCCGAACGCATCCTCATCGCCTCCGAATGCATAGGCGACGGGCGGTGGTTCGTCGAGCGCGCCGCCGAGTACGCCAGTGAACGCGTGGTCTTCGGGCGTCCCATCGGCCAGAACCAGGGCGTCCAGTTCCCCATCGCACGCGCACATGTGAACGTCGAGGCCGCCGACCTCATGCGGTGGCGAGCCTGCGACCTCTTCGACGCGGGCGAACCCTGCGGCGCCGAGGCCAACATGGCGAAGCTGCTCGCCGCCGACGCCTCCTGGGAGGCGGCCAACGCGGCCCTTCAGACCCACGGCGGCTACGGCTTCACCGCCGAGTACGACATCGAACGCAAATTCCGCGAGACACGGCTGTACCAGGTCGCCCCCGTCTCTACGAACCTCATCCTCGCCCACATCGGCCAGCACGTACTGAAGATGCCGCGCTCGTTCTGA
- a CDS encoding MaoC family dehydratase, with product MTTHTGWQGRFYEDFAVGDVFEHPLGRTVTTTDNIWFTLLTQNTAPLHFDHEYARRTEFGKPLVNSALTLALVAGQSVTDVSQNVFANLGWDGITLPSPVFEGDTIHSRSSVVAARESASRPGLGVVTVHTTGHKQTGETVIEFTRTLLVYKRGHGPRHEDRSGGRHGGEGQ from the coding sequence ATGACGACCCACACCGGCTGGCAGGGCCGCTTCTACGAGGACTTCGCGGTCGGCGACGTCTTCGAGCACCCGCTGGGCCGCACCGTGACCACGACGGACAACATCTGGTTCACGCTGCTCACCCAGAACACCGCGCCGCTCCACTTCGACCACGAGTACGCGCGGCGCACCGAGTTCGGCAAGCCGCTCGTCAACTCCGCCCTGACCCTGGCCCTCGTAGCGGGCCAGAGCGTCACCGACGTCTCGCAGAACGTCTTCGCCAACCTCGGCTGGGACGGGATCACCCTGCCCAGCCCGGTCTTCGAGGGCGACACGATCCACTCACGCTCCAGCGTCGTAGCCGCACGGGAGTCCGCCTCGCGGCCGGGCCTGGGCGTGGTCACCGTGCACACCACAGGTCATAAGCAGACCGGGGAGACCGTCATCGAGTTCACCAGGACGCTGCTGGTCTACAAGCGCGGCCACGGGCCGCGGCACGAGGACCGCAGCGGCGGGCGGCACGGAGGGGAGGGGCAGTGA
- a CDS encoding CaiB/BaiF CoA transferase family protein, which yields MSSLPPMNSHSAANGNAPDSRPRTDARAARPAGPDGQQPPARLPLDDVTVVAVEQAVAAPFATRQLADLGARVIKVERPDGGDFARGYDHVVHGTSSAFLWLNRGKESVQLDLKDPAAVDDLHRLLERADAVVANLAPGALARLGLDAAALRRRHPTLIVCHISGYAPDGPLAAKKAYDALVQAETGLMSLTGTPSAPAKTGISIADIAAGSYAFSGVLASIRHRDTTGEALPVHVSLFDALTEWMAHPLYYTLHSGNAPVPMGTSHPAIAPYGAFTAADGASLLIAVQNQREWARLCTEVLDAAPLAQDRRFGSNSERVAHRSALDAELAALFAAYPSGTLTERLDDAGIAWGRMTALADLPSHPELARDGRWMDTETPGGTVRTLRPPGAPGGRSAEGGALPGLGAHTASVLAELAEPHTAEGES from the coding sequence TTGAGCAGCCTGCCCCCGATGAACAGCCACAGCGCGGCGAACGGGAACGCCCCGGACTCCCGGCCCCGCACGGACGCCCGCGCCGCCCGCCCCGCCGGGCCCGACGGGCAGCAGCCGCCCGCCCGGCTCCCGCTGGACGACGTCACCGTCGTCGCCGTCGAACAGGCCGTCGCCGCCCCCTTCGCCACCCGTCAGCTCGCCGACCTCGGTGCCCGCGTGATCAAGGTCGAGCGGCCCGACGGCGGCGACTTCGCACGCGGCTACGACCACGTGGTGCACGGCACTTCCAGCGCGTTCCTCTGGCTCAACCGCGGCAAGGAGTCCGTGCAGCTCGACCTCAAGGACCCGGCGGCGGTGGACGACCTGCATCGGCTGCTGGAGCGGGCCGACGCCGTCGTGGCCAATCTCGCGCCCGGCGCCCTCGCACGCCTGGGCCTCGACGCCGCCGCACTGCGCCGCCGCCACCCCACGCTGATCGTCTGCCACATCTCGGGCTACGCGCCCGACGGGCCGCTGGCCGCGAAGAAGGCCTACGACGCGCTCGTACAGGCCGAGACGGGTCTGATGTCGCTGACCGGCACTCCCTCGGCGCCGGCCAAGACCGGCATCTCCATCGCCGACATAGCCGCGGGCAGCTACGCCTTCAGCGGCGTGCTCGCCTCCATACGGCACCGCGACACGACCGGAGAGGCGCTGCCCGTCCATGTCTCGCTCTTCGACGCGCTCACCGAGTGGATGGCGCACCCGCTCTACTACACGCTCCACTCGGGCAACGCACCCGTGCCGATGGGGACCTCGCACCCGGCGATCGCACCGTACGGGGCCTTCACCGCGGCCGACGGCGCCTCGCTGCTGATCGCCGTGCAGAACCAGCGTGAATGGGCGCGGCTGTGCACCGAAGTGCTGGACGCGGCGCCGCTCGCCCAGGACCGCCGCTTCGGCTCCAACTCCGAGCGCGTCGCGCACCGTTCCGCCCTCGACGCCGAACTCGCCGCCCTTTTCGCCGCGTACCCCTCCGGGACGCTCACCGAGCGCCTCGACGACGCAGGGATCGCCTGGGGACGGATGACGGCGCTCGCGGATCTGCCCTCGCACCCCGAACTCGCCCGCGACGGGCGCTGGATGGACACCGAGACCCCCGGCGGCACCGTACGCACCCTCCGCCCGCCCGGCGCACCCGGCGGCCGGAGCGCCGAGGGCGGCGCGCTGCCCGGCCTCGGCGCGCACACCGCCTCCGTACTCGCAGAACTCGCCGAACCGCACACCGCCGAGGGAGAGTCATGA
- a CDS encoding HpcH/HpaI aldolase/citrate lyase family protein codes for MEVGRTLLFVPGDRPDRIGKALASGADAVAVDFEDAVDATAKEAARALTADVLTGLGPVDPVRPHRRPGLYIRVNALDTAEADADLAAVSSLLGKAPLDGLIVPKARSAEQIGELEERLTAAETAAGAAAGAKTAGTAVADTAAGDAGEGRLPVGRLSLLPVVESAAGVLAAGAIASASTRVLTLLFGTLDLAAELGVRPSPEGRELLHARSQSVLAVRAAGLPGPLDGPHAALDDEDGLVRSTLAARELGFTGRAVLHPRQIAPVRRAFAPTESELARAREVLAAYDDAKDRGTGAVRLGDGTFVDRPVVIRAEALVREADRDALEETRHAEEAVR; via the coding sequence CCGACGCCGTCGCCGTGGACTTCGAGGACGCCGTCGACGCGACGGCCAAGGAAGCGGCACGCGCTCTGACCGCCGATGTCCTCACCGGGCTCGGTCCCGTCGATCCGGTGCGGCCGCACCGGCGGCCCGGCCTCTACATCCGTGTCAACGCGCTGGACACCGCCGAGGCCGATGCGGACCTCGCAGCCGTCTCGTCCCTGCTGGGGAAGGCCCCGCTGGACGGGCTGATCGTGCCCAAGGCCCGCTCGGCGGAGCAGATCGGGGAGCTGGAGGAGAGGCTGACGGCCGCCGAGACGGCCGCCGGGGCAGCGGCCGGGGCAAAAACGGCCGGGACCGCCGTGGCGGATACCGCGGCGGGCGACGCGGGGGAGGGCCGACTCCCCGTGGGCAGGCTGTCGTTGCTGCCCGTGGTGGAGAGCGCTGCCGGTGTGCTCGCCGCGGGGGCGATCGCCTCCGCAAGTACGCGTGTGCTGACGCTGCTGTTCGGCACCCTCGACCTCGCCGCGGAACTCGGCGTGCGCCCGAGCCCCGAGGGGCGCGAACTGCTGCACGCACGCTCGCAGTCGGTGCTCGCCGTACGCGCCGCCGGGCTGCCGGGTCCCCTCGACGGCCCGCACGCCGCGCTCGACGACGAGGACGGCCTCGTACGCTCCACGCTCGCGGCGCGCGAACTCGGCTTCACCGGGCGTGCGGTGCTCCATCCCCGCCAAATAGCCCCCGTACGAAGGGCGTTCGCACCCACGGAGAGCGAACTCGCCCGCGCCCGCGAGGTGCTGGCCGCCTACGACGACGCGAAGGACCGGGGGACAGGCGCGGTGCGCCTCGGCGACGGCACGTTCGTCGACCGCCCGGTGGTGATCCGTGCGGAGGCGCTGGTGCGCGAAGCGGACCGGGACGCCCTGGAGGAAACGCGGCACGCGGAGGAGGCGGTCCGTTGA